A window of Dehalococcoidia bacterium contains these coding sequences:
- a CDS encoding class I SAM-dependent methyltransferase: MPENRLLDSRLPAKGAHRPEAPTYRYRDGARGAAHPRLLTVDFGLLRLTPGDRVLDVGCGTGRHVVDACRRPCYVVGVDRDPEELLFCKGYLYCLICDGEMRAKANLLVGDGDRLPFADASFDRVICTEVLEHVPDDALVARELARVLRPGGTMAVSVPAYAAETLYWRLLSLRGLSMKEHLRVYSGRRLSALLKSEGLLPYARRSRHSLESLYWLFSFAVGEGASESRIPSAWEHFVERKTREDSQALRFVERIGDRVLPKSFVMYASKPPAGYDASAKESRVVR, translated from the coding sequence ATGCCCGAAAACCGCCTTCTTGACAGCCGTCTGCCCGCGAAGGGCGCCCACCGTCCGGAGGCCCCCACCTACCGCTACCGCGACGGCGCCCGCGGCGCCGCGCACCCACGCCTGCTCACCGTCGATTTCGGTCTGCTGCGGCTCACGCCGGGCGACCGTGTACTCGATGTCGGCTGCGGCACCGGACGCCACGTTGTCGATGCGTGCCGCCGCCCCTGCTACGTCGTCGGCGTCGACCGTGACCCCGAAGAGCTGCTCTTCTGCAAGGGCTACCTTTACTGTCTGATATGCGACGGCGAGATGCGGGCGAAGGCGAACCTCCTCGTCGGCGACGGCGACAGACTGCCGTTCGCCGACGCCTCGTTCGACCGCGTAATATGCACCGAGGTGCTGGAGCACGTGCCCGACGACGCGCTCGTCGCGCGGGAGCTGGCGCGTGTCCTGCGGCCCGGTGGGACCATGGCGGTCAGCGTGCCTGCCTACGCCGCCGAGACGCTGTACTGGCGGCTGCTTTCGTTGCGGGGGCTGTCGATGAAAGAGCACCTGCGAGTCTACAGCGGGCGGCGTCTGAGCGCCTTGCTGAAGAGCGAGGGCCTCTTGCCATACGCCCGTCGCAGCCGTCATTCTCTGGAGAGCCTCTACTGGCTGTTCTCGTTCGCTGTTGGGGAAGGCGCCTCCGAGAGCCGGATTCCCTCCGCGTGGGAGCACTTCGTTGAGCGAAAGACGCGGGAGGACTCGCAAGCGCTCCGATTCGTCGAGCGCATCGGTGACCGCGTCCTGCCGAAGAGCTTCGTAATGTACGCGTCGAAGCCGCCCGCCGGATATGACGCATCGGCAAAGGAGAGTCGAGTCGTCCGTTGA
- a CDS encoding class I SAM-dependent methyltransferase, producing MPDNIVTVDLRRHLPLETGDLVLDVGCGPGRHTSEICLWDCRLLGIDVNRQDLRVARYLLAYKRWAHEAVGTGDFVQADAQRLPLKDGLFDKIVCTEVLEHVPDDLAVVRELARVLKPGGLLAVSVPSYWPETVYSALSAAYRPSVGHVRIYRQGVVEKMLREAGLEVYAQRLRHSVQALYYFILCAFGVENESFPITRFFGKLVDLHYGLRARPLERLEAALNLVLGKERVFYGRKPAATPASTTEGDAG from the coding sequence ATGCCCGATAACATCGTCACCGTTGACCTGCGGCGCCATCTTCCGCTGGAAACGGGCGATCTCGTGCTCGACGTCGGATGTGGGCCGGGCCGCCACACAAGCGAGATCTGCCTCTGGGACTGCCGCCTTCTGGGCATCGACGTTAACCGCCAGGACCTGCGGGTCGCGCGCTACCTCCTCGCCTACAAGCGGTGGGCGCATGAGGCCGTGGGTACGGGCGATTTCGTGCAGGCCGACGCCCAGCGCCTGCCGCTCAAGGACGGCCTCTTCGACAAGATCGTATGCACGGAGGTGCTGGAGCACGTCCCCGACGACCTCGCGGTCGTGCGCGAGCTGGCGCGCGTGCTGAAGCCGGGCGGTCTCCTCGCCGTCAGCGTGCCGAGCTACTGGCCGGAGACCGTCTACTCCGCGCTGTCGGCGGCCTACCGGCCTTCCGTGGGCCACGTCCGAATCTATCGACAGGGGGTAGTGGAGAAGATGCTCAGGGAGGCAGGACTCGAAGTGTACGCGCAGAGGCTGCGGCACTCGGTGCAGGCCCTGTACTACTTCATCCTCTGCGCGTTCGGCGTCGAGAACGAGAGCTTCCCCATCACGCGCTTCTTCGGCAAGCTGGTCGACCTGCACTACGGGCTGCGGGCGCGGCCCCTGGAACGGCTCGAGGCGGCGCTTAACCTTGTGCTGGGCAAGGAGCGCGTCTTCTACGGGCGGAAACCGGCCGCGACGCCCGCATCTACAACCGAGGGGGACGCGGGTTGA
- a CDS encoding glycosyltransferase family 4 protein: protein MRVALIVYQGSMSSGGQGVFAHYLSRELTRLGHEVHVIAGRPFPKVEAGVRFHGLKTYRGWDFWHDAEEYRYRTNPLLFFHPFNFYEFAATRISLGSLLFTFSMRAYLKLHELHQETPFDIVHDNQTLSYGILLMKKKGLPVVASIHHPLTIDRRNRVAQAKGPHVKAQAYLWFPWVMQEFVARRIDRVLTCSHNSAASIQNDLHLPPESLTVIHYGADVDTFRPLEDVEKEPASILFVGDSEDRNKGARYLLEALHPLRHRLPFHLRFLDHRPADQLKLVQALKDRYHLDKNISVLPYVDTQELVRLYCRSQVVACPSLYEGFGLPAVEAMACGVPVVATSAGALSEIIEDGVTGILVPPGDPDALGEALRRLLSDPALCRRMGEAGRQRAVERFTWRLTAQRTAQVYEEVLGRR, encoded by the coding sequence TTGAGGGTCGCGCTCATCGTCTACCAGGGAAGCATGTCGTCGGGCGGACAGGGGGTGTTTGCGCACTACCTGAGCCGCGAGCTGACGCGCCTCGGCCATGAGGTGCACGTCATCGCCGGCAGGCCGTTCCCGAAGGTGGAAGCGGGGGTCAGGTTTCACGGCCTTAAGACGTACCGCGGGTGGGACTTCTGGCACGACGCCGAGGAGTACCGTTACCGCACGAACCCCCTTCTTTTCTTCCACCCCTTCAATTTCTACGAGTTCGCCGCGACCCGCATCTCGCTCGGCTCGTTGCTGTTCACCTTCAGCATGCGCGCGTATTTGAAGCTGCACGAGCTGCACCAGGAAACGCCGTTCGACATCGTCCACGACAACCAGACCCTCAGCTACGGCATCCTCCTCATGAAGAAGAAGGGGCTGCCGGTTGTCGCCAGCATTCACCATCCCCTGACGATAGACCGCCGCAACCGGGTCGCCCAGGCGAAGGGGCCGCACGTGAAGGCGCAGGCGTACCTCTGGTTCCCCTGGGTAATGCAGGAGTTCGTCGCCCGGCGCATCGACCGCGTGCTGACGTGCTCGCACAACTCCGCGGCGTCAATACAGAACGACCTCCATCTGCCGCCGGAGAGCCTTACCGTCATCCACTACGGGGCCGACGTCGACACGTTCCGTCCGTTGGAAGACGTCGAGAAGGAGCCGGCCAGCATCCTGTTCGTCGGCGACTCGGAGGACCGCAACAAGGGGGCGCGCTACCTGCTGGAGGCGCTGCATCCCCTGCGGCACCGCCTCCCGTTTCACCTGCGGTTCCTCGATCACCGTCCCGCCGATCAGCTCAAGCTGGTGCAGGCGCTGAAAGACAGGTACCATCTCGATAAGAACATAAGCGTGCTGCCGTACGTCGACACACAGGAGCTGGTGCGGCTCTACTGCCGCTCGCAGGTGGTGGCCTGCCCCTCGCTGTACGAGGGCTTCGGGCTGCCTGCGGTGGAGGCGATGGCCTGCGGCGTGCCTGTCGTCGCTACGAGCGCCGGCGCGCTGTCGGAGATAATCGAGGACGGCGTGACGGGCATCCTCGTCCCGCCCGGCGACCCCGACGCGCTGGGGGAGGCGCTCCGCCGCCTGCTATCCGACCCCGCGCTCTGCCGGCGGATGGGAGAGGCGGGGCGGCAGCGCGCCGTCGAGCGCTTCACCTGGCGTCTCACGGCGCAGCGAACGGCGCAGGTGTACGAAGAGGTGTTGGGAAGGCGATGA
- a CDS encoding glycosyltransferase family 4 protein: MRICYLLHQGNMHSGGQGVYLCHVTREMAALGHEAHVIVGPPRPDTAPGVTVDELETFSLFEVAGTLKFVDFFHSRHPREFLRPVNFYELGTTRFGMFSNMSAFSLRAYDRLRRVQPERRFDIVHDVQVLGYGTLLIKLSGMPVVANIHHPLAVDRHNAVMQARTVREKLRWIVFYPFIMQHLVMRRVDKIITGSHNSALSIQKTFSAPASHIEVIHDGVDIDTFRPLEGVEKEPNSILFVGNSEDRNKGARYLLEALHLLSDRPDIRLTFVDNPKGALKMVPTLVRRWGLGTRVTFTGRVPTDELVRLYNRAEILVSPSVYEGFGLPAAEAMACGTPVIATTAGAFPEVVAHDETGWLVPPGDAQALADAIRRMMSDPELRARFGEAGRRRIQERFTWRETARKTAALYEEILARRR, translated from the coding sequence ATGAGGATCTGTTATCTGCTGCACCAGGGGAACATGCACTCGGGCGGCCAGGGCGTGTACCTTTGCCACGTCACGCGCGAGATGGCGGCCCTGGGGCACGAGGCGCACGTCATCGTCGGGCCGCCGCGGCCGGACACGGCGCCCGGCGTGACCGTCGATGAGCTCGAGACGTTCAGTCTGTTCGAGGTGGCGGGCACGCTCAAATTCGTCGATTTCTTCCACAGCCGCCACCCGCGCGAGTTCCTGCGACCGGTCAACTTCTACGAGCTCGGCACCACACGGTTCGGCATGTTCTCCAACATGTCGGCGTTCAGCCTCCGCGCCTACGACCGTCTGCGCCGCGTCCAGCCCGAGCGCCGCTTCGATATCGTCCACGACGTGCAGGTGCTGGGCTACGGCACGTTGCTCATAAAGCTCTCGGGGATGCCTGTCGTCGCCAACATCCATCATCCGCTGGCGGTGGACCGCCACAATGCGGTGATGCAGGCGAGGACGGTGCGGGAGAAGCTGCGCTGGATCGTCTTCTACCCGTTCATCATGCAGCACCTCGTCATGCGCCGCGTCGACAAGATCATCACCGGCTCCCACAACTCCGCGCTGTCGATTCAGAAGACCTTCTCGGCGCCGGCGTCGCACATCGAGGTGATCCACGACGGGGTCGACATCGACACGTTCCGTCCGCTGGAGGGGGTCGAGAAGGAGCCGAACAGCATCCTCTTCGTGGGGAATTCGGAGGACCGTAACAAGGGGGCGCGCTACCTGCTGGAAGCGCTGCACCTGCTGAGCGACCGGCCGGACATCCGGCTGACGTTCGTCGACAATCCGAAGGGCGCGCTGAAGATGGTGCCCACGCTCGTCCGGCGCTGGGGCCTGGGCACGCGCGTGACCTTCACGGGCCGCGTTCCGACCGACGAGCTGGTGCGGCTGTACAACCGGGCGGAGATACTGGTGTCGCCTTCGGTCTACGAGGGGTTCGGGCTGCCGGCGGCGGAGGCGATGGCCTGCGGCACGCCCGTCATCGCCACGACGGCGGGGGCGTTTCCCGAGGTGGTAGCGCACGATGAGACGGGATGGCTGGTGCCGCCCGGCGACGCGCAGGCGCTCGCGGACGCCATCCGGCGCATGATGTCGGACCCTGAGTTGAGGGCGCGATTCGGGGAAGCGGGAAGGCGGCGCATACAGGAGCGCTTCACGTGGCGCGAGACCGCCCGCAAGACCGCCGCCCTGTACGAGGAGATACTGGCGCGGCGTCGTTAG
- a CDS encoding DNA methyltransferase codes for MTHIGEPVQLLYGASPIERKLRARLERDLSFAGHRTAYASHNTHAFAAKFPPQLPRAFIEDLTLPGERVLDPMAGSGTAIVEAALCGRVGIGADLDPLATAISAAKTTAVDCEAVASLTEAVTDYAQILVANGGSRYAETVLSSLDPESADFVRYWFLPDTIAELGALRAAIIRLTSPPYRRLFDVLLSSIIVTKSGGVSMARDLAHSRPHRVDGKRVKSAIQSFAEKAGKLQGMLGEIESWPGTAYVVRSDCRHLPLTDSSIDLVVTSPPYANAIDYVRAHKFSLVWLGYRIGTLSRLRTRYIGAELGSAPGEGIPSTTCNSILANVERVDRRRARIIGRYFRDMRETLGEVYRVLRAGRAAIVVVGSSTVRGICIPTALILAELGESVGLKVVGVKERSIDRDRRLMPVSRVSNKEGIEARMHGEEVVAFVKS; via the coding sequence ATGACGCACATCGGCGAGCCTGTTCAGCTCCTCTACGGCGCTTCTCCTATCGAGAGGAAGCTTAGGGCGCGACTTGAGCGAGACCTGAGTTTCGCTGGCCATCGCACCGCATACGCAAGCCACAACACTCACGCCTTTGCCGCCAAGTTCCCTCCCCAGTTGCCGAGGGCGTTCATAGAAGACCTTACCTTGCCTGGAGAGCGGGTGCTTGACCCCATGGCAGGTTCGGGAACGGCGATCGTCGAGGCGGCGCTGTGCGGTCGCGTGGGAATCGGGGCTGATCTGGATCCTTTAGCCACTGCGATATCGGCAGCCAAAACGACTGCGGTCGACTGCGAGGCGGTTGCCTCACTAACCGAGGCCGTGACCGATTATGCCCAGATCCTCGTCGCGAACGGAGGCTCTCGGTACGCCGAAACAGTCCTTTCGTCGCTCGACCCCGAATCCGCCGATTTCGTGCGCTACTGGTTTCTGCCCGACACGATTGCGGAATTGGGGGCGCTCAGAGCCGCTATCATCAGGCTGACATCGCCTCCTTACCGCCGTCTCTTCGATGTCTTGCTCTCCTCGATCATCGTCACGAAAAGCGGCGGCGTTTCTATGGCCCGAGACCTGGCTCACTCAAGGCCGCACAGAGTAGACGGGAAACGTGTCAAGAGCGCTATCCAGTCGTTTGCGGAGAAGGCTGGAAAGCTTCAGGGTATGCTGGGCGAAATCGAATCGTGGCCTGGTACTGCTTACGTCGTTCGCTCCGATTGCAGGCACCTTCCGCTCACGGACAGCAGCATCGATCTGGTAGTGACCTCACCTCCGTACGCCAACGCAATCGACTACGTCCGTGCCCACAAGTTCTCCCTTGTTTGGCTTGGGTACAGAATAGGTACTCTGTCCCGCCTCAGAACGCGGTACATCGGGGCAGAGTTGGGATCGGCTCCAGGTGAGGGTATTCCGAGCACGACGTGCAATTCCATCTTGGCGAATGTTGAGCGCGTGGACAGGCGCCGAGCACGCATCATTGGGCGTTATTTTCGTGATATGCGGGAGACGCTCGGCGAAGTATATCGCGTTCTGCGAGCGGGGCGTGCGGCCATCGTAGTTGTCGGTTCCTCGACCGTACGCGGTATCTGCATTCCCACCGCCTTGATACTAGCCGAGCTGGGGGAGTCCGTTGGCTTGAAGGTCGTAGGCGTCAAGGAACGTTCAATAGACCGGGATCGACGTCTCATGCCGGTGAGCCGCGTGAGCAACAAAGAGGGGATCGAAGCGCGAATGCACGGCGAAGAGGTGGTCGCCTTCGTGAAATCATAA